The following proteins are co-located in the Paralichthys olivaceus isolate ysfri-2021 chromosome 10, ASM2471397v2, whole genome shotgun sequence genome:
- the ifngr2 gene encoding interferon gamma receptor 2 isoform X1, with protein sequence MLLMLLCIQAVVQVPVVSEATLAPPQNIHVDKWLLTWTPATEERDVIYTVQYHRLGTKVWKDVPVCKQTSFNSCNVTLIRDESEFGCVMLRVRAERHGLTSKSVNACSRNGDSCSPEVSLTARPGSLTVNLSRNNSIALENGDNVEHKVYYGKDGEPLQKYKKGISSVTIKKLEEGQRYCVKVQYVQLDEPVGPESCIQCEVIPVSRQQLTQTNVIVAVVVVVFVSFLITGMAYVLLFRHQRIKQWLQPPCEIPEHFLLEAPPGHHPCSYASSVSDEHCDIISFIE encoded by the exons ATGCTTCTCATGTTGCTGTGTATTCAGGCCGTCGTCCAAG TTCCAGTGGTGTCTGAGGCTACGCTGGCACCACCGCAGAACATTCATGTTGATAAGTGGCTACTAACATGGACTCCCGCCACTGAAGAGAGAGATGTCATCTACACTGTTCAGTACCATAG GTTAGGTACAAAAGTGTGGAAAGATGTACCAGTCTGCAAACAGACATCTTTCAACTCATGTAATGTCACTCTCATCAGAGATGAGAGTGAGTTTGGCTGTGTTATGCTGCGTGTGCGGGCAGAGAGACATGGGCTGACCTCCAAATCTGTCAACGCCTGTAGCAGAAATG GTGACTCTTGTAGCCCTGAGGTCAGTCTGACTGCACGGCCTGGCTCACTGACTGTAAATCTGAGTAGGAACAACAGCATTGCTCTGGAAAATGGAGACAATGTAGAACACAAGGTTTACTATGGCAAGGATGGAGAGCCACTGCAG AAGTATAAAAAAGGTATTTCTTCAGTGACCATCAAAAAGCTGGAGGAGGGTCAACGTTACTGTGTGAAGGTGCAGTATGTTCAATTGGATGAACCTGTTGGACCGGAAAGTTGCATCCAGTGTGAGGTCATCCCTGTGTCCA GACAGCAgctaacacaaacaaatgttatAGTAGCTGTGGTGGTTGTCGTTTTCGTGTCCTTTCTGATAACTGGGATGGCATACGTCCTCCTCTTCCGACACCAGAGAATCAAACAGTGGCTTCAACCTCCGTGCGAGATCCCAGAACAT tttCTCTTGGAGGCACCTCCAGGGCATCACCCTTGCAGCTACGCCAGCAGCGTCAGTGACGAGCACTGTGATATAATTTCCTTTATTGAATGA
- the ifngr2 gene encoding interferon gamma receptor 2 precursor, producing the protein MLLMLLCIQAVVQVPVVSEATLAPPQNIHVDKWLLTWTPATEERDVIYTVQYHRLGTKVWKDVPVCKQTSFNSCNVTLIRDESEFGCVMLRVRAERHGLTSKSVNACSRNGDSCSPEVSLTARPGSLTVNLSRNNSIALENGDNVEHKVYYGKDGEPLQQKYKKGISSVTIKKLEEGQRYCVKVQYVQLDEPVGPESCIQCEVIPVSRQQLTQTNVIVAVVVVVFVSFLITGMAYVLLFRHQRIKQWLQPPCEIPEHFLLEAPPGHHPCSYASSVSDEHCDIISFIE; encoded by the exons ATGCTTCTCATGTTGCTGTGTATTCAGGCCGTCGTCCAAG TTCCAGTGGTGTCTGAGGCTACGCTGGCACCACCGCAGAACATTCATGTTGATAAGTGGCTACTAACATGGACTCCCGCCACTGAAGAGAGAGATGTCATCTACACTGTTCAGTACCATAG GTTAGGTACAAAAGTGTGGAAAGATGTACCAGTCTGCAAACAGACATCTTTCAACTCATGTAATGTCACTCTCATCAGAGATGAGAGTGAGTTTGGCTGTGTTATGCTGCGTGTGCGGGCAGAGAGACATGGGCTGACCTCCAAATCTGTCAACGCCTGTAGCAGAAATG GTGACTCTTGTAGCCCTGAGGTCAGTCTGACTGCACGGCCTGGCTCACTGACTGTAAATCTGAGTAGGAACAACAGCATTGCTCTGGAAAATGGAGACAATGTAGAACACAAGGTTTACTATGGCAAGGATGGAGAGCCACTGCAG CAGAAGTATAAAAAAGGTATTTCTTCAGTGACCATCAAAAAGCTGGAGGAGGGTCAACGTTACTGTGTGAAGGTGCAGTATGTTCAATTGGATGAACCTGTTGGACCGGAAAGTTGCATCCAGTGTGAGGTCATCCCTGTGTCCA GACAGCAgctaacacaaacaaatgttatAGTAGCTGTGGTGGTTGTCGTTTTCGTGTCCTTTCTGATAACTGGGATGGCATACGTCCTCCTCTTCCGACACCAGAGAATCAAACAGTGGCTTCAACCTCCGTGCGAGATCCCAGAACAT tttCTCTTGGAGGCACCTCCAGGGCATCACCCTTGCAGCTACGCCAGCAGCGTCAGTGACGAGCACTGTGATATAATTTCCTTTATTGAATGA